TGCCCGCCCGCCTCCGCAACGAGGCCCGGCAGGTGCCCACCCACGACATCGACGAGAGCGAGGTCGAGGTCGAGTCGACGGCCCACGCCGCTGCCGGCGTCACCGCCGTCGCGGTGGCCATGCGACGTGCCATCGGCCAGATGGGCGTACGCCGCACCGCGTCCACGCTGACCCGCCTCAACCAGGTCGACGGCTTCGACTGCCAGGGCTGCGCGTGGCCGGACCCCGCGCCGGGCCACCGGCACGCGGCGGAGTTCTGCGAGAACGGCGCCAAGGCCGTCGCGGAGGAGGCCACGCGCCAGCTGCTGGACCGTGAGTTCTTCGCCACCCACCCGGTCGAGGACCTGGCCGGCCGCACCGAGTTCTGGCTGGGCAAGCAGGGCCGCATCACTGAGCCGATGGTGCTGCGCCCCGGTGCCACCCACTACACGCCGATCTCCTGGGACGACGCCTACGCCACCATCGCCGGGCACCTGCGGCGCCTGGACCACCCCGACCAGGCGACGTTCTACACCTCCGGCAAGACCTCGAACGAGGCCGCGTTCGTCTACCAGCTCTTCGTGCGGGCGTTCGGCACCAACAACCTGCCCGACTGCTCGAACATGTGCCACGAGTCGTCCGGCTCCGCGCTCGTGGACACCATCGGCATCGGCAAGGGCTCGGTCAGCCTCGAGGACATCCACCAGGCCAAGCTCCTGATCGTCGTCGGGCAGAACCCCGGCACCAACCACCCGCGGATGCTGTCCGCGCTGGAGGAGGCGAAGTCCCGCGGGGCCCGCATCATCTCGATCAACCCGCTCCAGGAGGCGGGCCTGGTCCGCTTCAAGAACCCGCAGCACCCCAAGGGCATGACGGTCGGCACCGCCCTGGCCGACCTGCACCTGCCGATCCGGCTCAACGGCGACCTCGCCTTCTTCCAGGCCGTCGGCGCCCTGCTGGTCGAGTGGGACGCGGTCGACCACGACTTCCTCGAGCAGTACACGACCGGCTACGACGCCTACGTCGAGCACGTCGCCGACCTCGACTGGGACAAGGTCGAGGCCTCCACCGGCCTCACCCGCGAGCAGGTCACCGAGGCGGCCCGGATGATCGCGGAGTCGCCGGCCACCATCACCTGCTGGGCGATGGGCATCACCCAGCACCACAACGCGGTGGGCACGATCAAGGAGATCGTCAACGTCGCCCTCCTCCAGGGCAACATCGGCAAGCCGGGCGCGGGGGTGTGCCCGGTGCGCGGACACTCGAACGTGCAGGGCGACCGCACCATGGGCATCTGGGAGCGGCTGCCCGACCACTTCCTCGACGCGATCCGCGACGAGTTCGGCTTCGACCCGCCGCGCGAGCACGGCCTCGACACAGTCGGCTCCATCCAGGCGCTGCGCGACGGCAAGATCCGGGTGTTCTTCGCGATGGGTGGCAACTTCGTCGGCGCCGCCCCCGACACCGAGGCGACCGAGGCCGCGATGCGCAACGCCGCGCTGACCGTGCACGTCTCCACCAAGCTCAACCGCTCGCACGTCGTGCACGGCGGCGAGGCGCTGATCCTGCCCGCCCTGGGCCGCAGCGAGAAGGACCTCACCGGCGGCCGCGTGCAGCGCGTGACGGTCGAGGACTCGATGTCGGCCGTGCACGCCTCGCGCGGACCGCTCGACCCGCCGTCGGAGCACGTGCGGTCCGAGGTGGACATCGTCTGCTCCCTCGCCCTGGCCACCCTGGGCGAGGACTCGCCGGTCCCGTGGGCGGCCTTCCGCGAGGACTACTCCGAGATCCGCCGCCGGATCGCCCGCGTCGTCCCCGGCTGTGCGTCGTACGACGAGAAGGTCGACGAGCCCGGCGGGTTCGTCCTGCCCCACCCGCCGCGCGACAACCGGGTCTTCGAGACTCCGAGCGGCCGGGCGGTCCTCACCGCGACCCCCCTCGACGTGCTCGACGTGCCGCGGGGCCGCTTCCTGCTCCAGTCGATGCGCTCGCACGACCAGTTCAACACCACGATCTACGGCCTCGACGACCGCTACCGCGGCGTCAAGGGCGGGCGCCGGGTCGTGTTCGTGAACCCCGACGACCTGCGCGACCTGGGCTACGCCGAGGGCGACCTGGTCGACCTGGTGAGCGAGTGGCGCGACGGGGTGGAGCGCTACGCGCGGTCGTTCCGGGTCATCCCCTACGACCAGCCGCGCGGCTGCGTCGCGGCCTACTACCCGGAGGCCAACCCGCTCGTCCCGCTGGACTCCACGGCGGACAAGAGCAACCAGCCGGTCTACAAGTCGATCGTCGTGCGGCTCGACCGGCCGGGCGAGGGCGACGGGCACTCGGACTCCCACGGCTCGCCCGACCAGGGCTCCGGGTCCCTCCGCGACGACGAACCGCACCACCTGAGCTGACCCGCCCGCTGGTTCACTCGTACGGGTACGGTGGCGAGCGATGACCACGCAGATCGACGTGCTCTCCCCGCGTGAGGTCCCCCTCGGAGGTCCCCGGGCCATGCGCGTACGACGCACGCTCCCGCAGCGGCACCGGTCGCTCATCGGCGCCTGGTGCTTCGTCGACCACTACGGGCCCGACGAGGTCGACGAGACGGGCGGGATGGTGCTGCCCGCTCACCCGCACACCGGCCTGCAGACCGCGAGCTGGCTCTTCGGCGGCGAGCTCGAGCACCGCGACTCCGTCGGCAGCCTCGCCACGGTCCGCCCGGGCGAGCTCAACCTGATGACGGCCGGCCGGGGGATCAGCCACACCGAGGTCTCCACGCCCGACACCACCCTGCTCCACGGCGCCCAGCTCTGGATCGCCCTGCCGGACGCCACCCGCCACTGCGACCCCGGCTTCGAGCACTTCGCGCCCGAGCCGGTGCGCGGCCCCGGCTGGGAGGCGCGGGTCTTCATCGGCTCACTCCTCGGGACGAGCTCGCCGGTCCACACCCACACGCCGCTGCTCGGCGCCGAGCTGATTCTCGCGCCCGGCCGGAGCCTCGAGGTCGACGTCGACGCGACCTTCGAGCACGGCGTGCTCCTCGACGTCGGTCTCGTCGAGCTGGACGGCACCGAGATCAAGCCCAGCGACCTCGCCCACGTCGCCGAGGGGCGTACGACCCTGACGATCACCGCCCTCGAGGAGTCGCGCCTGCTGCTGCTCGGCGGGCCGCCCTTCGGCGAGGCGATCGTCATGTGGTGGAACTTCATCGGCCGGACCCACGAGGAGATCGTCGGCTTCCGCGAGGAGTGGCAGGACCAGATCACCGCCGACGGCGAGGTCGTCGACGCGGGCACGTCCGTCGCCGCCGGGCGCTTCGGTGTGGTCGACCTCGACCTCCCGCCGATCCCGGCCCCCGAGCTGCCCAACGTCCGCCTCAAGCTGAGGCACTGACCGCGGTGGGTGCCGGAGCCGTCGTCGGCGCGGACGGCGTCGCGCGCTGCCCCTGGGGTGCCGGCGACCCCGTCAACACGGCCTACCACGACACCGAGTGGGGGATGCGGGTGTCGGGGGAGAGCGCCCACCTCGAGCGGCTCACCCTCGAGGCCTTCCAGTCCGGCCTCTCGTGGCTGACCATCCTCAACAAGCGCCCGCGCTTCCGAGAGGCCTTCGCCGGCTTCGACGCCGACGTCGTCGCCGCCTTCGGGCCGGCGGACGTCGAGCGGCTGATGGCCGACGCCGGCATCGTGCGCAACCGGCGCAAGGTCGACGCTGCCATCGCGAACGCCCGCGCCACCGTCGCCCTGCGCGCGGACGGCGGCCTGGAGTCCTTCATCTGGTCCTTCCGGCCCGAGCCCGGACCGCCGCCGCGCACCACCGCCGACCTGCCCACGACCTCGTCGGAGTCGGTCGCGCTGTCCGGGGCGCTGAAGAAGGCCGGCTTCGCGCACGTCGGGCCCACCACGATGTACGCCCTGATGGAGGCCATCGGCCTGGTCGACGACCACCT
This sequence is a window from Nocardioides sp. S5. Protein-coding genes within it:
- a CDS encoding DNA-3-methyladenine glycosylase I, encoding MGAGAVVGADGVARCPWGAGDPVNTAYHDTEWGMRVSGESAHLERLTLEAFQSGLSWLTILNKRPRFREAFAGFDADVVAAFGPADVERLMADAGIVRNRRKVDAAIANARATVALRADGGLESFIWSFRPEPGPPPRTTADLPTTSSESVALSGALKKAGFAHVGPTTMYALMEAIGLVDDHLEGCHRRGCAG
- a CDS encoding FdhF/YdeP family oxidoreductase → MTLLSQLRDVPARLRNEARQVPTHDIDESEVEVESTAHAAAGVTAVAVAMRRAIGQMGVRRTASTLTRLNQVDGFDCQGCAWPDPAPGHRHAAEFCENGAKAVAEEATRQLLDREFFATHPVEDLAGRTEFWLGKQGRITEPMVLRPGATHYTPISWDDAYATIAGHLRRLDHPDQATFYTSGKTSNEAAFVYQLFVRAFGTNNLPDCSNMCHESSGSALVDTIGIGKGSVSLEDIHQAKLLIVVGQNPGTNHPRMLSALEEAKSRGARIISINPLQEAGLVRFKNPQHPKGMTVGTALADLHLPIRLNGDLAFFQAVGALLVEWDAVDHDFLEQYTTGYDAYVEHVADLDWDKVEASTGLTREQVTEAARMIAESPATITCWAMGITQHHNAVGTIKEIVNVALLQGNIGKPGAGVCPVRGHSNVQGDRTMGIWERLPDHFLDAIRDEFGFDPPREHGLDTVGSIQALRDGKIRVFFAMGGNFVGAAPDTEATEAAMRNAALTVHVSTKLNRSHVVHGGEALILPALGRSEKDLTGGRVQRVTVEDSMSAVHASRGPLDPPSEHVRSEVDIVCSLALATLGEDSPVPWAAFREDYSEIRRRIARVVPGCASYDEKVDEPGGFVLPHPPRDNRVFETPSGRAVLTATPLDVLDVPRGRFLLQSMRSHDQFNTTIYGLDDRYRGVKGGRRVVFVNPDDLRDLGYAEGDLVDLVSEWRDGVERYARSFRVIPYDQPRGCVAAYYPEANPLVPLDSTADKSNQPVYKSIVVRLDRPGEGDGHSDSHGSPDQGSGSLRDDEPHHLS
- a CDS encoding pirin family protein; this encodes MTTQIDVLSPREVPLGGPRAMRVRRTLPQRHRSLIGAWCFVDHYGPDEVDETGGMVLPAHPHTGLQTASWLFGGELEHRDSVGSLATVRPGELNLMTAGRGISHTEVSTPDTTLLHGAQLWIALPDATRHCDPGFEHFAPEPVRGPGWEARVFIGSLLGTSSPVHTHTPLLGAELILAPGRSLEVDVDATFEHGVLLDVGLVELDGTEIKPSDLAHVAEGRTTLTITALEESRLLLLGGPPFGEAIVMWWNFIGRTHEEIVGFREEWQDQITADGEVVDAGTSVAAGRFGVVDLDLPPIPAPELPNVRLKLRH